From the genome of Mucilaginibacter paludis DSM 18603:
TTAACTGCAACCGATACAAAACGCCTGGCACAAGGGTACGATATGGCCAACAACCCGGCGGCTTTATGGATACAAAACGCCACCCAAGCGGCGGGTGCCATTAAATCTACTGCTTTCGATTTATTGCAATATGGCAAAAAGCAATTTCAACTACTTAACAACCCGCTGTTGCCCATCCTAAAACTAACGCACCAGCCTACTTTTGATGATGGTATTAACAGAGTAGGCTTGGGCTGGCATTATTTAAAGGATGATAAGGACCCGGTGATACAGCATACAGGCGGCACAGGCGGATATCGCACCGCCATATGCGTTAACTTAAAAAGAAACATGGTAGTGGTACTGTTAACCAATAATGCTACCACTGGCGACTCGTTAGGATTGGAATTAATGGCCGCCTTGGAAAAAGCTTTACCCAAATGAGCAGCAACACCATTTACATTTTTATACTTTTTTGCTTAAGTTGCACAACCGTTGCCGCACAAAACAACGAGCTTAAAGCTGATTGTATCAGGTTTAACCAACTCAATACCGCCATCCGCGATGGTAAAATCAAGAAGCCGGAAGCCAAAACACAATTTCAAAACCTGATGATAGCGCTGAAAGCCCATAGCAACCAAATAAATGATACCAACGAATGGGTTTTCCCGGTGCAGGGATATAATTACAGGGCAGCCGGCGGAATTGCCGGAAATGGATATGCTGACAGAAGCTATACTTATTTTGATGGCAATAAACACCTGGCTCACCCTGCGCATGATCTGTTTATTACCGACCGCAACCAGGATTGTATAGATGATAAAACCCATCAGCCGGTTAATATTTTGGCCGTTGCCGATGGCGTGGTCATAGCCTGTAGTAACGAATGGGAAATCAACAGTACCCTGCGCGGCGGAAGATACATCTGGATCTATCACCCAAGGCAAAATATATTAACCTATTACGCGCATAACCGTGAGCTTTTTGTTACACCGGGTGATGTGGTTAAAAAAGGCGATAAAATAGCTGAGATGGGGCGTACAGGATATAACGCCTATAAAAAAAGGTCGCCAACTCATCTGCATTTTTCGGCTTATCATTTAATAGATAATTTGCCGGTTGCCTATAATTGTTATGCCGATTTAGTTAAAACTTATAAAAGGTAAACGTTGTTTTTGTGGGCCTACAATTTTTATTTTGTCAATAATTGATTGTCAATACGTGTATTATTGCGTTAATCATCAGTATTCTTAATTTAGAACATCGGCACGCTCAGTCGCCGCGTGAAGGGCTGTTACGTTATTCACCTGTTGTTTGTTTTTGGTGTGAATGATTGCTAACGCAATTTGTCTTGACACAAAAGTAACCAATACCGACCGAAGGGAGCTCATGAACACCGAAAAAAACAAACAACAGGTGAATAACGTCAAGACTGCCCGATCCTTCCGCCCACAGGCCAGCTCCCGGCCCGGCGTGCAGTCTGGCCTCTGCGCACTTTGCCGGTGCTCCAGGGAGATCACGGAGGTTCAAAACGTCATCGCTATTTTTTTCGACTGGACGGATCTATTACTATGAAAATATAGAACATCGATAATCATAGGCCCTAATACCGTTCTTTCTTTTGTTTTAATAAAACTATCTTTAACTATATGAAAGCCCTGCTATTAACATTATTGCTCCTGCTCAACCCGGCACCCGATAACATTATCAGCCGGTTTACAACGCCGGCCGGTTATCAAAGTGTAGCCGCTCAACCAGGTAGCTTTGCCGCTTATCTGCAAGGGCTTCCGCTTAAACCTGCCGGTACACCCACCAAAACCTACCGGGGAACAATAGCCGCTACCAATGCCTATACCGCGGCTGTAATTGATTTGAGTTTAGGGAAGCAGGATTTACAGCAATGCGCCGATGCGGTAATGCGCCTTAGAGGCGAATACTTGTACCATCAAAACAACTATAGCGCTATCTCGTTTAAATTTACCAGCGGTTTTAAATGCGATTTTGTTCATTATGCCAATGGGTACAGGTATAAAAACGACAGGTGGGTTTTATCAGGAAAAAAGGACTATAGCTATCCTAATTTTTTACGGTACATGAACCTGGTTTTTTCTTACGGCGGAACGCTCTCTTTAGAAAAAGAACTTCAGAAAGTAAATACCGAAAAGGATTTAAAGGCCGGCGATGTATTTATCCATGGCGGATCGCCGGGGCACTGTTTTATTGTGATGAACGTTGCCGAAAACAGCGCACATCATAAGATATTTATGCTGGCGCAAAGCTATATGCCCGCGCAGGATATCCAGATTCTAAAATACGAAACAGCATGGTTTAGTTTGGATAAACCTGTTAGTATACCTTACGGCGAATTAATTGATATACGTTATTTAAGAAAATTTGACTAAAGCTAAACCGTACTATACTGCTATCCAGCTAAATTTATAATCCAATCCCGGATTTTTCATTCTTTCGGCAACACGTAGCAAACGTTCGGGTAATTTAACAATATAATCACGTGCCTTTTCTCCAGATTCGGTTAAGTCGGTGGCGCTTTCAATATGCCAGTCTTCAATCAGTTCCTTCAAAATATCAACGTAATCAACAGCGGTATATACCCCAAGGCGTTGTGCGGCATCAGTAAAATGGCCAAATGTTTGGCCTATTTTGGTACCCAGCTCACGTAAAAAGTGTGCGGGCATTACAATTTTTTTACGCATCATATCCTCAAAAGCCAGCATAGCTTCGTTGGCGTCAACTTCAAATATCTTACTAATAAAATGTTTGTACGCTTTGGCATGGCGCGCCTCGTCGGCAGCTATTACTCCACACATTCTTGACAGTAAGGTGTCGCCATCCTTTTTTGCAAGGCTCGCTACCCGGCGGTGGCTCACATTGGTAGCCAGTTCCTGGAATGAGGTGTAAATAAAGTTACGGTAGGGATCAGCTCCTGTACCGATATCAAAACCATCGGCTATTAAGTACTGGGTTGATATTTCCATTTTGCGCATATCAACACGGCCGGTTAAATAAAGATATTTATTAAGCAGATCGCCATGACGGTTTTCTTCGGCAGTCCAATGGCGCGTCCACTTCATCCATCCGCCTTCTTCGTCTTTTGATACAGCGTCAACCATCATTAACCATGATTCATAAGTAGGCAAAGCCTCTTCTGTAATGGTATCGCCAATTAAAACTGCAAGCAAATCATAAGACAGGCCACTGGCGTTTTCGCGCAGATCCCTAACGTCCGAAAAAAAAGTATCTTTTGTGGAATCAGGCAAAAAATCAGATGGTTGCCATATATCGTCAATGGGCTTTAAAAAGTCGAACATCTTCTCAAGCATATACTTCTCGATGTGTCGCATTACTTCTCTACGCTGCTCTACCAAAAAATTCATCATGTTATATTAATGAACAAAGTTAATCATTAAACCCAATTTCATACTATTTATAATGGTTTTAATTAGTATAGCCTATAGCATCGCGCATACAATCTGGCAAGTTATCTAATGACGGCTTTCCGTCAAAAATAGAAAAATTGCTATTGTACTCCCAAAGCATGCCTGGTATGTTTAAAGCTTTAAGCGTAGTGCGCATTGCTTTTATATACCTGCAGCGGCTATATTGATCGGCATATTTATTATAAACACCATATTCGGTACAAACCACCGGCACTTTATATCGATCAGCCCAGGGCTTTACATAGCCTTTTAGTTTATCCATAAGTGATGCTTCGTTACCATCATTACGATATTTATAATAATTTGTTTCGCCCCAGGTATTTTTAGCGCGGGGGTTTAGTGCAGGAAACTTTTCCTCATTATATGGAAAACTCACCCCAGTTGTAGCTACCTGGTCTCCCACCCACAATGCACCCTGATGAGTAAAAAAGAAGGGTTCGTAAAAATGGAAACAATATATAATGTTCTCATCAGCCAGGCGTACAAAGCGGCTCAACTCGTAAATGCTGTTATAGTTTGAAGCACCTACCAACAAAGTTCTCTTTTTATCAATTTTGCGTATACCGGTTACAATATTGTAAGCAGCATCTTTCCAAATCGCATCGTCCACGGTTGGTTCATTATAAATCTCAAAAAACAAGCGGTCTGCACGTTCTTTGATATATATTTTAGCCATTTTTTGCCAAAAATCCGTTATTTTAAGGGTTTCAGCTTGGTAATTCTCATTTGTTAAATTACCGTAATGGTAGTCTATAACCAGGTTAAAACCATACTTCTTACATAAAGCCAGCACCTTGTTTATACGCAGCAACACACTATCAAGCGGCACATTGTTACGCTCAAAATGGGTAAATGCCACCGGCAACCTGATTGATTTAAAACCCAGGGTTTTTAACAGTTTAAAATCGTGCTCGGTTATGCTCGTATCTTGCAAAATATGGCTATCCCAGGTTTGCTCCAACCACGACAGGTTAATGCCCGGGCCTAAACTCTGAGCTTTTTTGAACAATAAAACATCTGCCGGCACTGTTGTTGGTTTAGTTTTTGCCATTATATGCATGGGGATGCATGATAACTGAAATAAGCAGGAGATAATTACTACCCAATTATACCGATAAGTTCCTACAGCTATCATCGTTATTTTTGTATTTTTAAAACAGTTTAATTTTTTAACTCAATTAACTAATATATTTAATGTTTGTCCAGATAGATAAAGACGAGTTATCCAAAGAAACATCCAAAAAGGCGTGGTACCTTACCAATAACATCATTTGGACAATTATATTTATTTTCCCGCTCTTTAGTGTTCTTGATTTTATTTATCTGAATAATGTTTGGATACAATTTCTGATTGCGCGGATCATTGTGATCATGTCTTTATACATGTTATACAACTTGTTTCAGCGCAACAATTACAATTACCGCATATTACTTCATATCGCCTTTTTCTCCATATCTATCATTTGTTCCATATCGTGCACCCTGGTAACGATGGACCAATTGAACATTTACTTTTTAACTTACGCTGCAATTGTTTTATTTTTTAACGTGCAGGTATTTTGGGAGCCATTAAACTCGGTGATACAGGCTTTGCTTTCCTTGATTTTGCTTGGTATTTTTTTTAAGGCGCTCAATGAATACAGGGTAGACATATTTGTAACAAACGGTGGCCAATTTTTTATTATCATATCCATCATATCCTGTCTTATACCTAATGCCAGATATAAGGTACTTGAACGTGAAGCACGATCACACATCCTGATCGAAAAATCTAACGAGCAACTCAAGCAGCAATATCGCGATATTACTCAAAAAAACAACATAATTGACGAGCAATACGATCGACTAAGAAAAATGGACGAACAAAAAAACAGCTTTATCAATATTGTTGGCCATGATTTAAAAAATTTAATCGGCTCGATCATCGTAAGCAACAACATGATCAAGGAAGAAGATTTCCGTTTGAGTTCGGATCAGCGCGAATTTGCCGATTTTATTGGCCAGTCTGCCGAGAAGATGCAATATATGCTGAGCAAGCTGATGGACGTCAAAGAAATTGAGTCGCCCGAGATCAAGTATAACCTGGAAATATTTGACATTAACGCAGAGGTTAATCATGTGGTAAAAGGTTTAATTGAAACTGCCCAGATGAAAAATATACAGCTGATTGATAATATTTTAAGGCTACCTTTAAATGTACGGCTTGATAAAGTTTTTACAGGTCAGGTATTTCAGAACTTACTGTCAAACGCCATCAAGTTTTCGCAAACCAATAATAAAATTAAGATTGTAACCACCTTGCAACATCAAAAATTTGTTTTTGAAATTATAGATAGGGGGATAGCCATTGGCCAGGAAGAACTGGATGCCATGTTTAATAAATTAAGAACGCTGAACGATACATCCAAAACATTTGAAAGCAGACTGGGCCTTGGCTTATCAATAGCTAAATTAATGACGATAGACATGGGGGGCGACCTGCAATACCGCAGTGATGAAAACGGTAACTACTTCCGGGTAGAATTTAATGTAATAAGCTAATGACTATTAAAATCAACATGAATAAATTTTTAACCTTCGTTTTATTGCTCATCTTTTTTGCCAAGGGTGTTAACGGGCAATCCGTAGTTTCGTTTAAATCTTTAGGATTCGATGACGATGTAATCGCCGGCGTAAGTGGCTCGTCTGCTTATTTCATTAAAATAGATCCTACGGTACAAATTGAAGGCAGCAAGCTGGTATTATTGATCGAGCCGTCTCAGGTTTTGGTAAAGTCGCAGTCGTATTTAAACATTTTAATAGGCGATAAACCAGTTTATAGTACCCACTTATCTGGCGATTCGATTATGCGGTATACCATCAACCTGACTAAGAATAGCTTAACCGAAGATCATAAATTTTTAAAGGTACAAATCCGTACCCTGCTCAACATATCCGATGATAAGTGTAAAGATATAGATAACCCAGCGATGTGGGTGAAGGTAAAAGGGACATCATATTTATCGCTGATTAAAACAACCAGTAACTTTTTTAATAACGTTAACATTTCAAACTGCTTTGATACTAAAAGAGCCATAGTATACCCTGCTAACCCAACCTTGATGGACCTGAAAGCAGTAGGCTGGGTTTACGCCAGGTTAAAAAAGACTCAGATCAAACAAATCCAGGTATATCCATCAGACCATGTTCCGGATAGTTTAAGAAATTATGTAATTGTTGGTAACTGGGCAAGCATCCCCGAAGCCAAAAAACAACTATTGAAATTTAGCCCCGAAGAAGGGCAAGGCCTGCTCTATTTGCGCAAAACGGTAGAACAGTTACCGGATACGGCCGTAAGAGAGGTATCAAACCGAAACAGCAACCCCATATTTGTTAAAACAGTATCGATAAAGCCTGTACCATCCGAAATTTTATTTGTAACAGGCAATGGCGATGCAGGTTATAATAATACCATTACCACCCTGGCCAACAGCAATGTTTTAAACTCCAGTTATGGCGATTACCTGATCATCAACAAGGCCGAAAACGTTGGTGTAAAAACCATCGACGAAAGCAGATCGAGGCTTACTTTAAAAGATATGGGCGGCCTTACCTCCTTTCTTACCGGTGTAGGATCTTTAAAAAACAGCTACAGTTTTAAAAACAGCGATTTTGCATTTACGCCTAAGGAGATAGAAATTAAAATTGTTGGTAACTACGCCAACCTGAATTTAAATGATCGCGGTTTTTTTAATATTTACCTTAACGGGATATTAATTAGCAGCGAAAAGTTAGACCAATCCGGAAAGTTAAATACCTCCGCACTGATTAACCGCTACGAGCTGCAGAAATTCAATACTCTTGAAACCGAATTCAGGTTTTACCCCGGTAACGGTAATTGTCAAAACAGCTTTACCAATTACTTTGCCGAGATTAACATCAGTAAATCATACCTGCAAACTAAAATACCTTTTATTGCTAATAATTTAAGTTTTTACCAATATCCGGAAGCATTTAACACTGGCAAAACAACAATTATATTAAGCAGAAGGACAGCACCGAATACTGCGGCCACCATAGGCGAAATTATTTATGAACTGAATAATAATTTGCATGCTGATAACTTCCCCGACTTTTTCTATTCAGACCAATACGACAAATCAGTATTGAAGAAAAACAACATTATTGCCCTCCTTGAAAAAAACGACCCTATTATGGACGAGTTTCCGGACGCGCCCATCAAGTTTAACCAAAGATTCAGGCTGTATAACACCGAAAACAACAGGATCGTATACGAATTGAATGATACCGTATCAAACGGCCTTGCGCAGATATTTTACGGCAGGGGTAATAACGGAACTTTAATTATTACTGGCACAGGCCGCAACATGGATAAAGCCTTTTTATCGGCAGCAAGATCCATTACCGACCAACTGTCAACCTTGTCGAGTAATATTTGTATTTCCGACGAGTTTAATAAATACCTTTTCAACATCAGTAAAGATAGTGACAACCTTGAATATACAGATGCCAAAGGATCATTTGCCCTGTTTTGGGAATCCTATAACTTATATATCCTATTAGTGATACTGGTATTGATCCTGATATCATTCCTGTATGTACGTTCGAGGGTACAAAAGTCGCAGGAATCATTTAACGACTAACATACGCTAAACACGGCCAACGTTTGCAATAAAGCCGGGAAGGCGGGTTTCAGTTCCGCAAGGACATCACCTTCCCGGTACATATAAAGTAAGATGATTATAATCTATCTGATTTAAAGAATGTCAGAATCCAATTTAATAAATGATACTGTCCCGGTTTACGAGATCCTGATTAACGACCAGTTTATAACGGCCGCTGATATGGAAAAGGTACATCTATTTTCCAAAAAATCTGGAATATCATTGATTAAGATATTACTGACTTTCGGTTACATTTCGCGAAAAAACTACGAACGCTCATTAACCAATTTCGGCTATGTTTTCCACGAAGATGTACGGCAAGAGCCTATTGATACCGATATCATTGCATTACTTGATTTAAAGCACATCAGTAATGTGCTGGCTTTGCCGCTGCGAATTGAAAACGACAAGGTTGTAACGCTGATGGCCGATCCAACCGATCATGAATTTATCAACTTTGTTTACGAAACTTATGGCTTAGAGCCCGAAATCGTTTTGGCTTCTGATCTGGATATTACCTGGATGAGCCATAAACTGCTGGGCGAAGCCTACCTCAAAGCCTCGGTTTTTGAGTTAATGAAAAGCGACCCGGCAAATTCGGCGGTAATTACCTTTTCGCCCAAACAGCTGTATGCTTTGTTTGGCGCTATCGCAATAGTTGTAAGTTTCCTTTTTTTAAGGTTTGTTACTACTGCTATTGTTTTAAATATCCTGGTGAGTACCATTTTTTTAGTAAGCATTGTATTTAAACTGTTTTTAGCATTAACCGGCTCCCGCTTTGAATTGCATCAAGCCGTTACTAAAGAAGAAGTGAGAAATGTGGTAGACGACGAATTACCGGTATATACCATTCTGCTCCCGGTTTATAAAGAAGATAAACTTATAAAAAAATTAATCTGGAACTTACAGAGCTTAGATTATCCGCGCGAGAAGCTGGATATCAAACTATTGATAGAAGAGGATGATGCAAAAACGTTAAATGCTGTAAAGGATCTTAATTTCCCGGCAATATTTGATGTAACTGTAGTTCCGTTCCATATGCCTAAAACCAAGCCCAAAGCTTGTAATTATGGCTTACACTTTGCAAGGGGTAAATACCTCACCATTTACGATGCCGAGGATATCCCGGATATCGACCAGTTAAAAAAAGTAATTATCCTGTTTGATAAACTCCCGGAAGAGTACATCTGCATCCAAAGTGCCCTCAATTACTTTAATCGAAACGAAAACTTTTTGACCCGTATGTTTACCTTAGAGTACTCTTACTGGTTTGATTATATGTTGCCCGGTTTAGATACATTGAACATACCCATACCGCTTGGTGGCACCAGTAACCATTTTAAATTAAACAAGCTGGTAGAGTTAGGTGGCTGGGACCCCTTTAACGTAACCGAAGACGCGGATTTAGGCGTTAGGGCTTATGCCAAAGGGTATAAAGTATCTATAGTAAACTCCACTACTTATGAGGAAGCCAATAACGAACCCTTTAACTGGGTAAGACAGAGGTCGCGCTGGATAAAGGGTTATATGCAATCGTACCTGGTACATATGCGCAACCCCATCAAGCTTTATAAAAAAATAGGATTGAGAGGTTTTTTAGGCTTTAACTTTTTTATAGGTGCCACCCCTGCTACGTTTTTAATATACCCCGTGCTCCTGTCTATATTTGCGTGCTACGTTATATTCGACTTTAAGTTCATCAGGGTATTGTTTCCAAACTGGGTATTGTTTATCGCCATTTTTAATTTACTGGTGGGCAACATCTTAATGGTTTATATCAATATGATGGCCGTATTTAAGCGCCGCTATTACGAACTTATCCTGTTTGCTTTAGCCAATCCCGTTTACTGGATTTTACATTCAATATCAGCTTATAAGGGACTATATCAATTAATTGTTAAGCCTTTTTATTGGGAAAAAACCAACCACGGTTTAACCAAGGTGAATAATGGCACTAAGTAAAGGGGCAACCATTTAAAACAATTTGTTCTGATGAAAAAACGCAGGTTACTCTATTTAATTTCGATTGCACTACTGCTTGCCGTGTACTACCTGATACTGGGCATCAATATGTATCGCGCCGGTTATCATAACCACGAATCGTTATTTTATATTGAAAAGGCGCGTATCATTTTTGAAGGCTCTGGCGACCGTTTAAAAATTATCGGCCTTACATCACCCATATTGCCTTTTTACGGGGTATTACCGTTTATAGGTATAAGCTACACCTTTGCTCCAATTATAGCGTCAGCAATTGGCACGGCGATACTTTTTTTAATAATGGGTGTATCTATCATCAAGAGCAGTGATGATAACTATTTAACTATGCTCCTCCTGGTATTATTTCTGTTTCATCCCGGCATTATTTACACCGCTTGCTCCGGAAAGGGCATTTACTTTTCGCTGATCTTCTTTTTCTTGTTTTTTTACAATATGTTCCGGTTTTATTATTCAAATACTACCTTTCATATTTCTGTGGCCAGTATGTTGCTGGTGGTTTTGGTTTTTTGCGATTACCGGTTTATCTGGCTCACCCTGTTTTTTATCCCTCTCATCATATCCATTGCCCTGCAAAGCCTTAACCTAAGCGAGCAGCAATCAATTTTCAGGTTATCGATGAGCTTTAATAACCCATCATTAAGGCGCAAACTGGCTAATAAAACATTTGCCATGTATGTTATCATATTCATACTACCTATCATCTGTATTTTTTGCTATAAGGTATTGAATCAATCGCACGCCAACGATTTCAATTACTTTGCCGACAGCCCCTATGCAACCTGGCGCGTTTTGGTGGATAAACTGGAAAGCTCTATAACCCCGGTGATGGATAATTATAAGGTGCCCGAGATTAGCTTTTTAACTTCTGTGCGTGTGCTGATGTACTGCCCCCTTATACTGCTTGGTATTTATCTCTTCAGAAGCAATACACAACACTTGCTAACCATCATGATACCCTTTGGCTTGCTGGAGTTTTTCAAAATCAAGTATGATAATTCTTTTCTGCAGATGCAGTACTACTTGATATTTCTGATCCTGGCATTTTTAACGATTATGCTAAAGGGACACATCATTTCGCGTAAAATCATCTACAAAGTTTTAATATTTGCGCTGGTTATTGTACAGATTTATACCGGGTATTACTTTTTAAAAAACTCGTTTGTTGCAAGCGAAAAAAACTTCATCCTAACGCTGGAAAGAAATAACCCGAGTGAAGAAGGCTACGAAGAATCAAAGGACGTGGCCGGCTTTATCAACAACCTGCCGAGAAACTCCCAGGTTTTAATGGATGATGCTAACGCTTACCCCATTGTATCCTATATCTCTGATATGCATTCGGTTACACTGCCTTACCAGCCCTCGTTTTTAAGCGCCATCGAAAATCCGGATAAATATGTCGACTATGTTTTAGTTGCCACTGTGCAAAATCCCATTGGTGGGTATACGCAGCTAAATCATAAATATAAACTATTGATGGCTCGTAAAAACGATTTTTCTATGCGG
Proteins encoded in this window:
- a CDS encoding M23 family metallopeptidase; its protein translation is MSSNTIYIFILFCLSCTTVAAQNNELKADCIRFNQLNTAIRDGKIKKPEAKTQFQNLMIALKAHSNQINDTNEWVFPVQGYNYRAAGGIAGNGYADRSYTYFDGNKHLAHPAHDLFITDRNQDCIDDKTHQPVNILAVADGVVIACSNEWEINSTLRGGRYIWIYHPRQNILTYYAHNRELFVTPGDVVKKGDKIAEMGRTGYNAYKKRSPTHLHFSAYHLIDNLPVAYNCYADLVKTYKR
- a CDS encoding DUF4846 domain-containing protein — protein: MKALLLTLLLLLNPAPDNIISRFTTPAGYQSVAAQPGSFAAYLQGLPLKPAGTPTKTYRGTIAATNAYTAAVIDLSLGKQDLQQCADAVMRLRGEYLYHQNNYSAISFKFTSGFKCDFVHYANGYRYKNDRWVLSGKKDYSYPNFLRYMNLVFSYGGTLSLEKELQKVNTEKDLKAGDVFIHGGSPGHCFIVMNVAENSAHHKIFMLAQSYMPAQDIQILKYETAWFSLDKPVSIPYGELIDIRYLRKFD
- a CDS encoding acyl-ACP desaturase, yielding MMNFLVEQRREVMRHIEKYMLEKMFDFLKPIDDIWQPSDFLPDSTKDTFFSDVRDLRENASGLSYDLLAVLIGDTITEEALPTYESWLMMVDAVSKDEEGGWMKWTRHWTAEENRHGDLLNKYLYLTGRVDMRKMEISTQYLIADGFDIGTGADPYRNFIYTSFQELATNVSHRRVASLAKKDGDTLLSRMCGVIAADEARHAKAYKHFISKIFEVDANEAMLAFEDMMRKKIVMPAHFLRELGTKIGQTFGHFTDAAQRLGVYTAVDYVDILKELIEDWHIESATDLTESGEKARDYIVKLPERLLRVAERMKNPGLDYKFSWIAV
- a CDS encoding glycoside hydrolase family 5 protein; its protein translation is MAKTKPTTVPADVLLFKKAQSLGPGINLSWLEQTWDSHILQDTSITEHDFKLLKTLGFKSIRLPVAFTHFERNNVPLDSVLLRINKVLALCKKYGFNLVIDYHYGNLTNENYQAETLKITDFWQKMAKIYIKERADRLFFEIYNEPTVDDAIWKDAAYNIVTGIRKIDKKRTLLVGASNYNSIYELSRFVRLADENIIYCFHFYEPFFFTHQGALWVGDQVATTGVSFPYNEEKFPALNPRAKNTWGETNYYKYRNDGNEASLMDKLKGYVKPWADRYKVPVVCTEYGVYNKYADQYSRCRYIKAMRTTLKALNIPGMLWEYNSNFSIFDGKPSLDNLPDCMRDAIGYTN
- a CDS encoding sensor histidine kinase, giving the protein MFVQIDKDELSKETSKKAWYLTNNIIWTIIFIFPLFSVLDFIYLNNVWIQFLIARIIVIMSLYMLYNLFQRNNYNYRILLHIAFFSISIICSISCTLVTMDQLNIYFLTYAAIVLFFNVQVFWEPLNSVIQALLSLILLGIFFKALNEYRVDIFVTNGGQFFIIISIISCLIPNARYKVLEREARSHILIEKSNEQLKQQYRDITQKNNIIDEQYDRLRKMDEQKNSFINIVGHDLKNLIGSIIVSNNMIKEEDFRLSSDQREFADFIGQSAEKMQYMLSKLMDVKEIESPEIKYNLEIFDINAEVNHVVKGLIETAQMKNIQLIDNILRLPLNVRLDKVFTGQVFQNLLSNAIKFSQTNNKIKIVTTLQHQKFVFEIIDRGIAIGQEELDAMFNKLRTLNDTSKTFESRLGLGLSIAKLMTIDMGGDLQYRSDENGNYFRVEFNVIS
- a CDS encoding cellulose biosynthesis cyclic di-GMP-binding regulatory protein BcsB, translated to MNKFLTFVLLLIFFAKGVNGQSVVSFKSLGFDDDVIAGVSGSSAYFIKIDPTVQIEGSKLVLLIEPSQVLVKSQSYLNILIGDKPVYSTHLSGDSIMRYTINLTKNSLTEDHKFLKVQIRTLLNISDDKCKDIDNPAMWVKVKGTSYLSLIKTTSNFFNNVNISNCFDTKRAIVYPANPTLMDLKAVGWVYARLKKTQIKQIQVYPSDHVPDSLRNYVIVGNWASIPEAKKQLLKFSPEEGQGLLYLRKTVEQLPDTAVREVSNRNSNPIFVKTVSIKPVPSEILFVTGNGDAGYNNTITTLANSNVLNSSYGDYLIINKAENVGVKTIDESRSRLTLKDMGGLTSFLTGVGSLKNSYSFKNSDFAFTPKEIEIKIVGNYANLNLNDRGFFNIYLNGILISSEKLDQSGKLNTSALINRYELQKFNTLETEFRFYPGNGNCQNSFTNYFAEINISKSYLQTKIPFIANNLSFYQYPEAFNTGKTTIILSRRTAPNTAATIGEIIYELNNNLHADNFPDFFYSDQYDKSVLKKNNIIALLEKNDPIMDEFPDAPIKFNQRFRLYNTENNRIVYELNDTVSNGLAQIFYGRGNNGTLIITGTGRNMDKAFLSAARSITDQLSTLSSNICISDEFNKYLFNISKDSDNLEYTDAKGSFALFWESYNLYILLVILVLILISFLYVRSRVQKSQESFND
- a CDS encoding glycosyltransferase family 2 protein → MSESNLINDTVPVYEILINDQFITAADMEKVHLFSKKSGISLIKILLTFGYISRKNYERSLTNFGYVFHEDVRQEPIDTDIIALLDLKHISNVLALPLRIENDKVVTLMADPTDHEFINFVYETYGLEPEIVLASDLDITWMSHKLLGEAYLKASVFELMKSDPANSAVITFSPKQLYALFGAIAIVVSFLFLRFVTTAIVLNILVSTIFLVSIVFKLFLALTGSRFELHQAVTKEEVRNVVDDELPVYTILLPVYKEDKLIKKLIWNLQSLDYPREKLDIKLLIEEDDAKTLNAVKDLNFPAIFDVTVVPFHMPKTKPKACNYGLHFARGKYLTIYDAEDIPDIDQLKKVIILFDKLPEEYICIQSALNYFNRNENFLTRMFTLEYSYWFDYMLPGLDTLNIPIPLGGTSNHFKLNKLVELGGWDPFNVTEDADLGVRAYAKGYKVSIVNSTTYEEANNEPFNWVRQRSRWIKGYMQSYLVHMRNPIKLYKKIGLRGFLGFNFFIGATPATFLIYPVLLSIFACYVIFDFKFIRVLFPNWVLFIAIFNLLVGNILMVYINMMAVFKRRYYELILFALANPVYWILHSISAYKGLYQLIVKPFYWEKTNHGLTKVNNGTK